The following are encoded in a window of Roseivirga misakiensis genomic DNA:
- a CDS encoding 3'-5' exonuclease, translating to MMFPLSITKDEVMERPLKSYDGKVVIAADDKSIAAAMAEIGQCDTVGFDTEAKPTFKKGEIRNISLIQVATPDKVFLLRTQHTGISNELHTFLQDPNVTKVGIGLLDDYNLLDRLRPFKPDGFIDLNNTFNELGAEKIGARNLAAMVLDIRISKSAQTSNWEAHTLSDKQVKYASTDAWICLEIYNKLLYWGYI from the coding sequence ATGATGTTTCCGCTTTCAATAACCAAAGATGAAGTGATGGAGCGTCCGCTAAAAAGCTACGATGGTAAAGTAGTCATTGCGGCAGACGATAAAAGTATTGCAGCGGCAATGGCAGAGATCGGCCAGTGCGATACTGTCGGTTTTGATACGGAAGCCAAACCTACCTTTAAAAAGGGCGAAATCCGAAATATTAGCCTAATACAAGTTGCTACACCAGACAAGGTTTTTCTTCTAAGAACTCAGCATACGGGTATTTCAAATGAATTACACACTTTCTTACAAGACCCCAATGTCACGAAAGTAGGCATAGGATTGTTAGATGATTATAATTTGCTGGATAGGCTTCGTCCCTTCAAACCAGACGGCTTTATAGATCTCAATAATACCTTTAATGAGCTCGGGGCAGAAAAAATAGGAGCTAGAAACTTGGCAGCCATGGTTTTAGATATCAGAATATCTAAATCTGCCCAAACCTCTAATTGGGAAGCTCATACACTTTCTGATAAACAAGTGAAGTATGCATCTACCGATGCATGGATTTGTCTAGAAATTTATAATAAACTCCTTTACTGGGGATACATTTAA
- a CDS encoding ATP-binding protein, whose product MKQIYLYVIALMLPVLSHGQTPANDQDLQRQYDSLFQYERRGDLNDGIRFAYQLLKKSQNTDDRRLEGKISHTLSKLLYYNNLVDSSRALARSNIKYGEEIEDYDVSMNAANLLGTFYFNESTFDSSEYYFNYCMEVSKIYLPKRYPTSLINMAFINGYRGQEEAEMTYYYEALRAVLAEPAFDSLGRVKAMAYGGIGDYYLRIKDYDKAKENFEAKLALGYEKNDKRMIFEAGFGLSSLYRMPENFDFDKSDKYLKIMLTDTTKEFGEYRGRALISLGKLYRDVKKYDQALKYLEDAYKVFDEGDGNDAFSRVEIEMGEVFLALGQIEKAEYWLKNGLNNAVAGKLALREKEALYTLYKIDSIKSDFKASLIKYQRLRAIQDSLFTEESAEKLSALQVEYETEKSERENLILKNDLALSEALVEKQKLIQQFHVVVIAVSVILIAVLIFSYRRKRLSNLKLADQFQLITSQKEELSFKTDKLELVNSQLRSLAEFRTDLTRMIAHDMKNPLNSIIGLSTIDPNDKHFKNITQSGYQLLNLVTNMLDVDKFQSTDYTLETTSIPLDQIILESKRRVEILLEAKSIRFESLIPKQICVNVDPEAIRRVFVNLISNAIKYSSSQGKITVDKLKVEGDRIFVKVTDEGAGISPERLPFVFEKFWQSNAKKSGFAASTGLGLTFCKMTIEAHGGKIWAESEIGKGTSIFMTLPIDTSESCDRAISDKNGNSESVFIDEEVLIEANEHEELLAHAEFLKNLKVHQISAINRILNGLEAQGIKSNWRVKVQAAVYNANQEGYDELIQKLIDFNPKAP is encoded by the coding sequence TTGAAACAGATATATCTTTATGTAATAGCCTTGATGCTACCGGTGCTTTCGCATGGGCAGACACCGGCAAATGATCAGGATCTTCAGCGTCAGTACGATTCGTTATTCCAATATGAAAGAAGAGGTGATTTAAACGATGGAATTCGATTCGCTTACCAGCTCCTAAAAAAATCTCAGAATACCGATGATCGGCGGTTAGAGGGTAAAATTAGTCATACCCTGTCAAAGTTGCTGTATTACAATAATCTGGTAGATAGCAGCAGGGCATTAGCTAGATCGAATATTAAATATGGAGAGGAGATAGAAGATTATGACGTTTCTATGAACGCCGCTAACCTCCTAGGGACCTTTTATTTCAATGAAAGCACTTTCGACTCCAGTGAATACTACTTCAATTATTGCATGGAAGTATCAAAAATCTACTTACCCAAACGATACCCTACTTCTTTAATTAACATGGCCTTTATCAATGGTTATAGAGGACAAGAAGAAGCCGAAATGACCTATTATTATGAAGCACTCCGGGCTGTTTTGGCCGAACCAGCTTTTGATAGTCTAGGCAGAGTCAAAGCGATGGCTTATGGGGGTATAGGTGATTATTATTTGCGCATAAAAGATTACGACAAGGCAAAAGAAAATTTTGAAGCTAAACTAGCACTTGGCTACGAGAAGAATGATAAGCGTATGATTTTCGAGGCAGGATTCGGACTGTCAAGTCTTTATAGAATGCCTGAGAATTTCGATTTTGATAAATCTGATAAATACTTAAAAATAATGCTTACCGACACCACCAAAGAATTTGGCGAATATCGTGGAAGGGCATTGATTAGTTTAGGTAAGCTCTACCGAGATGTTAAGAAATATGATCAAGCACTAAAGTACCTAGAGGATGCTTATAAAGTCTTTGATGAGGGAGATGGAAATGACGCATTTTCTAGAGTAGAAATTGAAATGGGGGAAGTCTTTTTGGCACTTGGTCAAATCGAAAAAGCGGAATATTGGCTAAAAAACGGACTGAATAATGCAGTTGCCGGAAAACTCGCATTAAGAGAGAAAGAAGCTTTATATACACTCTATAAAATCGATTCTATAAAATCTGATTTTAAAGCGTCATTAATAAAATATCAACGCCTAAGAGCCATCCAAGATTCTCTTTTTACTGAGGAATCGGCCGAAAAATTAAGTGCATTACAGGTAGAATATGAAACAGAAAAGAGTGAAAGAGAGAATCTAATCCTTAAGAATGATTTAGCGTTATCAGAAGCACTAGTTGAGAAACAGAAACTGATACAACAGTTTCATGTAGTGGTTATCGCCGTTTCAGTCATCTTAATCGCCGTCTTAATTTTTAGCTATAGAAGAAAGCGTTTGTCAAATCTAAAACTTGCCGATCAATTCCAATTGATCACCAGTCAAAAGGAAGAATTAAGTTTCAAGACGGATAAATTAGAATTGGTAAATTCTCAGCTACGATCATTGGCCGAGTTTCGAACAGACCTAACAAGAATGATCGCGCATGACATGAAAAACCCTTTGAATTCTATTATTGGGCTTTCAACTATCGACCCGAATGACAAACATTTCAAAAACATCACGCAATCTGGCTATCAATTGCTAAACCTGGTGACAAATATGCTAGACGTCGATAAATTTCAATCGACTGATTATACGCTAGAAACCACTTCAATTCCGCTAGATCAAATTATTCTGGAATCTAAGAGAAGAGTTGAAATCTTGCTAGAAGCAAAAAGCATTCGGTTCGAAAGCTTGATTCCAAAACAGATCTGCGTCAATGTAGACCCAGAAGCCATCCGACGAGTATTTGTGAATTTGATCTCCAATGCCATAAAATATTCTTCTTCTCAAGGCAAAATCACGGTTGATAAGTTGAAAGTGGAGGGTGACAGAATCTTTGTTAAGGTCACAGATGAAGGAGCTGGAATTTCACCAGAAAGATTACCATTCGTATTTGAAAAGTTCTGGCAATCTAATGCTAAGAAGTCAGGTTTTGCGGCCTCTACAGGTTTGGGGTTAACCTTCTGTAAAATGACAATCGAGGCACATGGTGGAAAAATTTGGGCTGAATCCGAAATTGGTAAGGGAACTTCAATATTCATGACACTCCCAATTGATACAAGTGAATCATGCGATCGAGCGATTTCCGACAAAAACGGAAATAGTGAAAGCGTGTTTATAGACGAGGAAGTTTTAATTGAAGCGAATGAGCATGAGGAACTTCTTGCGCACGCCGAGTTTTTGAAGAATTTAAAAGTACACCAAATCAGTGCTATAAACAGGATTTTGAATGGCTTGGAAGCACAGGGTATTAAGTCCAATTGGAGGGTTAAAGTGCAGGCCGCGGTTTATAATGCAAACCAAGAAGGATACGATGAACTGATTCAGAAACTGATCGATTTTAATCCAAAGGCTCCATGA
- a CDS encoding response regulator, translated as MMALAEKSKILIADDDPQNLEVMLAHLENGAYEVLYAPNGEKAVEIATSERPDLIILDWEMPVMNGIEAISIIRKNEITKDIPIVMATGVMTGAVDLKTALDAGANDFLKKPFEGIEFKARIENALRLAISQKEIKKQHHEILALSKRERVLLKENLDFKTRELSSATLIDYQKNELLANLLEQVKRLDNLTNNLYAPEIKKITRQISSYANIDKSWSNFKKHFDEVHPNFFESVNNGKALTNNEARICAYLKIGLGNKEIASLTNVESGSVRRALHRLKKKLNLPQEQPLREYISEI; from the coding sequence ATGATGGCTTTGGCCGAAAAATCTAAAATATTAATTGCGGACGACGACCCTCAAAACCTTGAGGTGATGCTGGCGCATTTAGAAAACGGTGCTTACGAGGTGCTTTATGCCCCAAATGGAGAAAAGGCGGTCGAAATTGCCACTTCTGAACGTCCGGACCTTATTATTTTGGATTGGGAAATGCCAGTCATGAATGGTATTGAGGCGATTAGTATCATTAGGAAAAACGAGATCACAAAGGATATCCCAATTGTAATGGCTACTGGTGTCATGACAGGAGCCGTTGATTTGAAAACTGCTCTGGATGCTGGCGCGAATGACTTTCTTAAAAAACCTTTCGAAGGCATTGAATTTAAAGCCAGAATTGAAAATGCTTTGAGGTTAGCCATTTCTCAAAAAGAGATTAAAAAGCAGCACCACGAAATTTTGGCACTATCCAAAAGGGAACGGGTGTTATTAAAGGAGAACCTCGATTTTAAAACACGAGAACTTAGCTCGGCTACACTGATTGACTACCAGAAAAACGAGTTGTTGGCCAACCTTTTGGAACAAGTAAAAAGATTAGATAACCTTACGAACAATCTCTACGCACCAGAGATTAAGAAAATAACTCGTCAAATAAGCTCCTACGCCAACATAGACAAGAGTTGGTCTAACTTCAAGAAACACTTTGACGAGGTACATCCAAACTTCTTTGAAAGTGTGAATAACGGTAAGGCACTCACAAATAATGAGGCTAGAATTTGTGCCTATCTCAAGATCGGTTTGGGGAATAAGGAAATAGCCTCATTAACGAATGTCGAAAGTGGTTCAGTACGAAGAGCACTCCATCGTTTAAAGAAAAAGTTGAACCTTCCGCAAGAGCAACCCCTCAGAGAATACATCAGTGAAATTTAG
- a CDS encoding thioredoxin family protein, translating into MKQSLFIFLMLLGFSMPKVLAQEAAISFPALEIEYRKSPKPVIVFLHAPWCKFCDNMKQTTFEDEAIKNILSKDFYFASFDGESKGDVEFMGKTFKYKPTGANTGVHELAEQLGTKNGMVSYPTVVFLNDKLEIIYQNDGFLSAKNLKKMLAKLSKELEASN; encoded by the coding sequence ATGAAGCAGAGCCTTTTTATTTTCTTAATGTTATTGGGTTTTAGCATGCCGAAGGTTTTAGCGCAAGAAGCTGCTATCAGCTTTCCAGCTTTAGAGATCGAGTATCGAAAGTCACCTAAGCCAGTGATTGTGTTCTTACATGCGCCTTGGTGTAAGTTTTGCGATAATATGAAGCAAACGACTTTTGAAGATGAGGCGATTAAGAATATACTTTCTAAAGACTTTTACTTTGCAAGTTTTGATGGAGAATCTAAAGGCGACGTTGAATTCATGGGGAAAACATTCAAGTATAAACCTACAGGGGCAAATACTGGTGTTCATGAATTGGCCGAGCAATTGGGAACAAAGAATGGAATGGTTTCTTATCCGACCGTGGTCTTCTTAAACGACAAGCTCGAGATCATCTATCAGAATGACGGTTTCTTGTCAGCCAAAAATCTTAAAAAGATGTTAGCGAAATTGAGCAAAGAACTAGAAGCCTCAAACTAG
- a CDS encoding M28 family peptidase, whose protein sequence is MKRVFLLLIAILLGTNSSVFSFQFDQFTTTYYNLADSNFDKESAYGTVSFVEKYFRVVGNSGFDKSIYHVVEKLKAAGYVEEKTAKSSDRLVYRIEKRALKNPTWEPVAGSLKLASGEEILNFETNFNMIAINSYSTNGEQDFDLVYVGDSKANELDDYDIKGKVIIGENSASFLFREGVQKRGAVGVISYRIPGYNQASKHRNSISFSSIPRDEEAKSFAILTSYNAYNKIQDAIYEDKYGLKINLETKIYPSEELTLVAEVRGSSLPEERFVFSAHVQEPGANDNASGVGVLMEVASSTAKLLKAGKVNPERTITYLFGDEITSTRRYIQEDRERAKNIKWGMSLDMVGQNTALTGGTFLIEKMPDPGAIWVRGVEKHSEWGGRPLQKKDLKPHYFNDLAIGIFEHIGEKKDWEVKFNPFEGGSDHVPFLSGNIPGLLLWHFTDEFYHTDGDRLDKVSKETLHNVGVGAMMISLMLTENKPQLADRILLHVSTEAAMRLTAEARLSQFEVDRGKDKEAEKDILNTWFDYYGKVFDTTLDLNPKDKVAFQKNLSDTKSALWQLRGITIGKLK, encoded by the coding sequence ATGAAACGAGTTTTTTTACTGCTTATCGCCATACTGTTAGGGACAAACTCCAGCGTTTTTAGCTTTCAGTTCGATCAATTTACAACAACATACTACAATTTGGCTGATTCAAATTTCGATAAAGAGTCGGCATATGGGACTGTCTCTTTCGTGGAGAAGTATTTTAGGGTAGTTGGAAACAGCGGGTTTGACAAAAGCATCTACCATGTCGTGGAAAAACTGAAGGCAGCAGGTTATGTGGAAGAGAAAACGGCAAAATCAAGCGATCGGCTGGTATATAGAATAGAAAAAAGAGCGCTTAAAAACCCAACATGGGAACCAGTAGCTGGGAGTTTAAAACTAGCATCTGGAGAGGAAATACTGAATTTCGAAACCAACTTCAACATGATCGCTATAAACTCCTACAGCACGAATGGGGAGCAGGATTTTGACCTAGTCTATGTTGGTGATTCTAAAGCCAACGAGTTGGATGACTACGACATCAAGGGTAAAGTAATAATCGGTGAAAATTCGGCGAGCTTTTTATTTCGCGAAGGCGTGCAAAAGCGTGGAGCAGTCGGTGTGATTAGCTATCGAATTCCTGGTTATAACCAAGCCAGCAAGCATAGAAACTCAATTTCATTCAGTAGTATCCCTCGGGACGAAGAAGCAAAATCATTCGCCATTCTCACTTCTTATAATGCTTACAATAAGATTCAGGACGCTATATATGAAGATAAATATGGGCTAAAGATCAATCTGGAAACCAAAATTTATCCGTCAGAAGAGTTAACACTAGTCGCAGAAGTTAGAGGAAGCAGCCTTCCTGAAGAAAGGTTTGTTTTTAGTGCACATGTGCAAGAGCCAGGCGCCAATGACAACGCGAGTGGTGTCGGGGTGCTGATGGAAGTGGCGTCGAGCACAGCCAAGCTACTTAAGGCTGGAAAAGTTAACCCAGAGCGTACAATAACCTATCTTTTTGGTGATGAGATTACCTCCACACGCCGGTATATTCAAGAAGACCGAGAGAGGGCAAAGAATATTAAGTGGGGCATGAGTTTGGATATGGTAGGGCAAAACACAGCATTGACTGGAGGAACTTTCTTGATTGAGAAAATGCCAGATCCGGGAGCTATTTGGGTAAGAGGGGTAGAAAAGCACTCAGAATGGGGCGGTCGTCCGCTGCAGAAAAAGGATCTGAAACCGCATTATTTCAATGATCTAGCGATCGGTATTTTTGAGCATATTGGAGAAAAGAAAGATTGGGAAGTAAAGTTCAACCCTTTTGAGGGAGGAAGCGATCATGTCCCATTTTTATCAGGGAATATCCCAGGTTTGTTGCTTTGGCATTTCACAGATGAATTCTACCATACGGATGGCGATCGACTGGATAAGGTTTCAAAAGAAACGCTACACAATGTTGGTGTTGGCGCCATGATGATTTCCCTTATGTTAACCGAAAACAAGCCTCAATTGGCAGATAGAATTTTACTTCATGTTTCTACAGAGGCTGCCATGCGTTTAACTGCTGAGGCAAGATTGAGCCAGTTTGAAGTTGATCGAGGAAAAGATAAAGAGGCCGAAAAAGATATTCTGAATACTTGGTTCGACTATTATGGGAAAGTGTTTGACACAACACTAGACCTTAATCCAAAAGATAAAGTAGCTTTTCAAAAAAATCTGTCAGATACCAAAAGCGCCTTATGGCAATTGAGGGGCATCACAATTGGCAAATTAAAATAG
- a CDS encoding metal-dependent transcriptional regulator, whose amino-acid sequence MASQTAENYLKAIFYLSKKKEEVNVSELSTVLGVSKPTVNSMIKTLSNQGMVKHEKYRPLVMTKKGKTAAALIIRKHRLTEMFLVEKMGFGWEEVHEIAEQVEHISSQKLFDRMEELLAYPSVDPHGSPIPDKDGNFRQTNFRPLSHFNIGDTVIFKALEDSEQDLLLFLNNKSIELNMELRIESKEAFDQSMQVTYGKNTHTMLSQRVCDSLLVELK is encoded by the coding sequence ATGGCCTCTCAAACAGCAGAAAACTACCTAAAAGCCATTTTTTATCTCTCAAAAAAGAAGGAAGAGGTAAACGTATCTGAGCTTAGTACTGTACTAGGCGTAAGCAAACCGACGGTAAATAGCATGATAAAGACTTTGAGTAATCAGGGTATGGTCAAGCACGAAAAATATCGTCCGTTGGTGATGACTAAGAAAGGGAAAACTGCTGCCGCCTTAATCATTCGAAAACACAGACTTACTGAGATGTTTTTGGTTGAGAAAATGGGTTTCGGTTGGGAAGAGGTACATGAAATAGCGGAGCAAGTAGAGCATATCAGCTCTCAAAAGCTTTTTGACAGAATGGAAGAGCTCCTAGCCTACCCTTCTGTCGATCCACATGGTTCGCCCATTCCTGATAAGGATGGTAATTTTCGGCAAACCAATTTTAGACCTTTGAGTCATTTCAACATCGGTGATACGGTCATTTTTAAGGCCTTAGAGGATTCGGAACAAGATTTACTATTGTTCCTGAACAACAAATCTATTGAGTTGAATATGGAATTGCGCATAGAATCTAAAGAGGCCTTCGACCAAAGCATGCAAGTCACCTATGGAAAGAATACTCATACTATGTTAAGCCAGCGTGTTTGCGATAGCCTACTCGTAGAATTAAAATGA
- the nhaC gene encoding Na+/H+ antiporter NhaC, translated as MTYNYKKPTLLQALIPIIFLIVALFYNVLVFGDGALDGSNQIILILSGGVGAIVAMRLGMKWKEIEKGIVKTISSAMSSIIILLLIGSLAGTWLLSGVVPAMIYYGLQILNPTIFLVAACIVCAIVSIATGSSWTTAATVGIALMGIGKALGVHEGMIAGAVLSGAYFGDKMSPLSDTTNLAPAMAGTDLFTHIRYMTITTIPSIGIALVLFLILGFTQGGSGEVTETSAILTAIESKFNISGWLFLVPAAVVFLIVKKVPAIPAILIGALLGGVFALIFQPEVVKTVADSTGSTGELMFVGIMKSLFGDVAIVTGNGVVDDLLQSGGMGGMLKTVWLIISAMIFGGVMESSGLLKRIAEAVITKVSSTGSLVTATAGTTIFFNGTASDQYLAIVVPGRMYADVYRENGLAPENLSRTLEDSGTVTSVLVPWNTCGAYHSNVLGVATGAYLPYAFFNLISPVMTITVAYLNFKIRKIKPGSTQTEAAV; from the coding sequence ATGACCTACAATTACAAGAAGCCAACCCTACTTCAAGCCCTAATTCCAATTATTTTTCTAATCGTAGCACTCTTTTATAACGTGCTAGTTTTTGGCGATGGCGCGTTGGATGGCTCCAACCAAATCATTCTAATCCTTTCAGGAGGGGTAGGTGCGATCGTAGCCATGCGGTTGGGAATGAAATGGAAAGAGATAGAGAAAGGGATCGTTAAAACGATCAGTTCGGCCATGTCTTCGATAATTATTCTATTGTTAATTGGTTCGTTGGCAGGTACTTGGCTTTTATCAGGTGTAGTGCCAGCCATGATCTATTATGGTCTTCAAATACTAAACCCTACCATCTTTCTAGTTGCCGCTTGTATAGTTTGTGCGATTGTGTCTATTGCCACAGGAAGTTCTTGGACAACCGCTGCAACGGTTGGTATAGCCCTAATGGGCATAGGAAAAGCCTTAGGCGTACATGAGGGGATGATCGCTGGAGCCGTTCTTTCAGGAGCTTACTTTGGTGATAAAATGTCGCCACTTTCTGATACCACCAATTTGGCCCCAGCTATGGCAGGTACCGATTTGTTTACGCACATCAGGTACATGACCATCACCACAATTCCCTCAATAGGTATTGCATTAGTACTGTTTTTGATCCTTGGGTTTACACAAGGTGGATCTGGAGAAGTAACAGAAACTTCTGCGATTTTGACCGCCATAGAAAGCAAGTTTAATATTAGTGGTTGGTTGTTTTTAGTGCCTGCCGCAGTCGTTTTTCTCATTGTCAAAAAGGTGCCTGCAATCCCGGCTATACTAATCGGAGCACTCTTAGGAGGGGTTTTTGCCCTAATTTTCCAGCCAGAAGTAGTAAAAACCGTTGCCGATTCAACAGGTAGTACTGGGGAGTTGATGTTTGTAGGTATTATGAAGTCTCTCTTCGGAGACGTCGCAATTGTCACAGGTAATGGAGTAGTTGATGACTTATTGCAATCAGGAGGAATGGGCGGAATGCTCAAAACGGTTTGGTTGATTATCTCAGCGATGATTTTTGGTGGCGTAATGGAATCTAGTGGTCTATTAAAACGAATTGCAGAAGCAGTAATCACTAAGGTCAGCTCTACAGGCTCATTAGTAACAGCCACAGCTGGTACAACGATCTTTTTTAATGGAACTGCCTCTGATCAATACTTGGCGATTGTAGTGCCTGGCAGAATGTACGCCGACGTTTATAGAGAAAATGGGTTAGCGCCTGAAAATTTAAGTAGGACTTTGGAAGATTCGGGAACTGTTACTTCAGTTTTGGTGCCTTGGAATACTTGTGGCGCCTATCATTCCAACGTGTTAGGTGTGGCGACAGGTGCGTACTTACCCTACGCGTTCTTTAACCTTATTAGTCCGGTGATGACCATCACCGTCGCTTACTTGAACTTCAAGATTAGAAAGATCAAGCCAGGTTCAACACAAACTGAGGCTGCCGTATGA
- a CDS encoding TonB-dependent receptor: protein MEQFKLFFILIFLSTTFQLIGQEGRISGVVKSEGAPIEFANVGVLGTTYGSVTDVDGNFTIKQLPFGMYTLVVSVIGYEKIQESITLTSDKPNLSFSFDLVASINTLDDVVVSGTLKEVSRLDSPVPVEVYTKNFFKANPTPSIFESLQNVNGVRPQLNCNVCNTGDIHINGLEGPYTMVLLDGMPIVSGLATVYGLTGIPQSLIERVEIVKGPASTLYGSEAVGGLINIITKKPSSAPQTSVDVFATGWGEVNTDLGLKYRLGNKVQSLLGINYFNYQNPIDNNGDNFTDLTLQNRLSIFNKINVQRKDNRVFSLAARYVYEDRWGGEMDWLTENRGGTDVYGESIYTSRWETFGIYELPTTEKLNFQFSANGHVQDSFYGDTNYDADQYVAFGQLTWHKASGIHDFVSGAVYRYTYYDDNTPATFDGANGNNNPSITHLPGLFVQDEISLTDRKKLLIGMRYDYNSLHGGIITPRVNYKWNSPDKKNILRLSAGNGYRVANVFTEDHAALTGARTVEFEGELNPETSWNANINFVKKMYTQKSTYIGLDLTAFYTYFTNRILPDYETDPNKIIYANLEGSSVSKGVSLNVDAAWESGLTINGGVTVMDVTVEEDGEKRRQILTESVQGVWSVGYTLNNGLKIDYTGNLYGPMRLPLLGELDDRPAESPWFSIQNIQLTKAFGQWEIYGGVKNLLNFTPDANSIARAFDPFDRNVQFNSNGQVVPTPDNPNALTFDPSYVYASNQGIRGFLGIRFTVR, encoded by the coding sequence GTGGAGCAGTTTAAGTTATTCTTCATTCTTATTTTCCTGAGCACAACGTTTCAGTTGATTGGCCAAGAAGGCCGAATTTCAGGTGTGGTGAAGTCCGAAGGAGCGCCAATAGAATTCGCCAATGTCGGGGTATTGGGTACTACTTATGGTAGTGTCACGGATGTGGATGGAAATTTTACAATTAAGCAACTTCCTTTCGGTATGTACACTTTGGTGGTTTCAGTGATTGGCTACGAAAAGATCCAAGAAAGTATTACCCTTACCTCAGATAAGCCAAACCTTTCTTTTAGTTTTGATCTGGTGGCTTCGATAAATACCTTGGACGATGTAGTAGTTTCGGGAACCCTTAAGGAGGTATCTCGACTCGATAGCCCAGTACCAGTAGAGGTTTACACAAAGAACTTTTTTAAGGCCAATCCGACGCCCTCTATTTTTGAGTCGCTCCAAAATGTGAATGGAGTTAGACCACAATTGAACTGTAATGTCTGCAATACGGGCGATATTCATATCAATGGCCTCGAAGGACCTTATACCATGGTTTTATTGGACGGCATGCCTATCGTTAGTGGTTTAGCAACGGTTTACGGTCTCACCGGGATTCCACAGTCCTTAATAGAAAGGGTCGAAATTGTGAAGGGACCAGCTTCTACATTATATGGTTCAGAAGCTGTTGGCGGCTTGATTAATATCATTACCAAAAAGCCAAGTTCAGCCCCACAGACATCGGTGGATGTTTTTGCTACTGGCTGGGGCGAAGTCAATACAGACCTTGGCTTGAAATATAGATTGGGAAATAAAGTACAGTCTTTACTAGGGATTAACTACTTCAATTATCAAAACCCAATCGATAATAATGGAGACAATTTTACCGATCTCACGTTGCAAAACAGGCTCTCAATCTTCAATAAAATCAATGTCCAACGAAAAGATAATAGAGTGTTTTCGTTAGCGGCTAGGTATGTCTATGAAGATCGTTGGGGTGGTGAAATGGACTGGCTAACAGAAAATAGAGGAGGTACAGACGTTTACGGTGAAAGCATTTATACGAGCCGATGGGAGACTTTTGGTATCTACGAATTACCAACTACTGAAAAATTAAATTTTCAGTTTAGTGCCAATGGTCATGTACAAGATTCCTTTTATGGAGATACAAATTACGATGCCGATCAGTACGTAGCTTTTGGTCAACTGACTTGGCATAAAGCGTCGGGTATTCACGATTTTGTATCTGGGGCTGTTTATAGATACACTTACTACGACGATAATACGCCAGCCACTTTTGATGGAGCCAATGGCAACAATAACCCTTCCATCACTCACTTGCCGGGCCTTTTTGTGCAAGATGAAATAAGTCTTACTGATCGAAAAAAACTATTGATTGGGATGAGATACGACTATAATAGCCTCCATGGTGGTATCATCACCCCTCGGGTCAACTACAAATGGAATTCACCGGATAAAAAGAATATACTTCGCCTAAGTGCGGGCAACGGCTATCGTGTGGCCAATGTGTTTACCGAAGACCACGCAGCACTTACGGGAGCCAGAACTGTGGAATTTGAAGGGGAACTCAATCCTGAAACCTCTTGGAATGCGAATATCAATTTTGTGAAGAAAATGTACACTCAAAAGAGTACATACATTGGGCTAGATTTAACAGCATTTTATACCTATTTCACCAATAGGATACTGCCTGATTATGAGACTGATCCAAATAAAATCATATATGCCAATCTGGAGGGTAGTTCTGTTTCGAAAGGCGTGTCGCTAAACGTGGATGCGGCTTGGGAAAGTGGATTAACGATTAATGGAGGAGTCACAGTAATGGATGTTACCGTAGAAGAGGACGGTGAGAAAAGGCGTCAAATTTTGACAGAATCGGTTCAAGGGGTTTGGAGTGTAGGATATACCCTAAATAATGGTTTGAAGATTGATTATACAGGGAACCTGTATGGACCAATGCGCTTGCCATTGTTAGGCGAATTAGACGATCGGCCGGCTGAATCACCATGGTTTAGCATTCAGAATATTCAATTAACGAAGGCCTTTGGACAATGGGAAATTTACGGTGGTGTAAAAAATCTATTGAACTTTACGCCTGATGCAAATAGCATTGCACGGGCTTTCGATCCCTTCGATCGTAATGTACAGTTTAATTCAAACGGTCAAGTAGTACCAACTCCTGACAATCCAAATGCATTAACTTTTGATCCCTCTTACGTCTATGCTTCAAATCAAGGGATAAGAGGATTTTTGGGGATTAGATTTACTGTGAGATAA